Proteins found in one Mucilaginibacter gracilis genomic segment:
- a CDS encoding LLM class flavin-dependent oxidoreductase, translating into MDQELKQVTIRTPERIAEISWFDDLCGGDTQFLSVLDNERRSDFKHCADITLLAEQLGYSNILLPTSYTVGQDVMTFAAGIAPQTSRINLLIAIRCGEIHPPMLARALASLDHMLQGRLTINIINSDLPGYREDADFRYQRCAETIEILKQAWTKDRIQHQGKLYEFDLPADPSKSYQQNGGPLLYFGGASQGARDVCARYCDLFLMWPETEAMLHENMQDVSARAASYGRKVDFGLRVHVIVRETEAEARSYAKKLMSKFDPVKGAEIKSRAQDSWSLGVKRQTQVRELADEEGYAEPYLWTDIGKARSGAGGCLVGNPEQILEKLNRYMDMGMRSFILSGYPLLDEAKYFADLVLPHLPNVSMPKVQKRIPDREPVTPLTTAPLR; encoded by the coding sequence ATGGATCAGGAACTTAAACAGGTAACAATAAGAACACCAGAACGTATCGCTGAGATATCCTGGTTTGACGATCTGTGCGGTGGCGATACCCAGTTTTTAAGTGTGCTGGACAATGAGCGCAGGAGTGACTTTAAACATTGTGCAGATATTACTTTGCTGGCTGAACAGTTAGGGTACAGTAATATTCTGTTACCAACTTCCTACACTGTGGGCCAGGATGTCATGACCTTCGCAGCAGGCATAGCACCGCAAACCAGCAGGATCAACCTACTCATAGCGATTCGTTGCGGCGAAATCCACCCACCAATGCTGGCCAGGGCATTAGCCTCCCTGGATCATATGTTACAAGGCAGATTGACAATCAACATTATTAATTCGGATTTGCCGGGATACCGGGAGGATGCTGATTTCAGGTACCAGCGATGCGCAGAAACCATCGAAATATTGAAACAAGCCTGGACCAAGGACCGTATTCAGCATCAGGGGAAACTTTATGAATTCGACCTCCCTGCTGACCCATCGAAATCTTACCAGCAAAATGGCGGTCCCTTGCTTTACTTCGGAGGCGCATCACAGGGCGCAAGAGATGTTTGTGCCAGGTATTGCGATCTGTTTTTGATGTGGCCTGAAACAGAGGCTATGCTGCATGAAAACATGCAAGATGTCAGCGCAAGGGCGGCAAGCTATGGCCGAAAGGTTGACTTCGGCCTGCGGGTGCATGTCATCGTTCGGGAGACGGAAGCGGAGGCCAGGTCATACGCCAAAAAGCTGATGTCCAAATTCGACCCGGTGAAAGGCGCAGAGATCAAAAGCCGTGCGCAGGATTCCTGGTCTTTGGGTGTGAAAAGACAAACTCAGGTGCGCGAGTTGGCAGATGAAGAAGGCTACGCTGAACCCTACCTCTGGACTGATATTGGCAAAGCCAGGTCAGGAGCGGGTGGCTGTTTAGTAGGAAATCCTGAGCAGATACTGGAAAAGCTAAACCGGTATATGGATATGGGCATGCGTTCCTTTATCTTATCGGGTTACCCATTGCTGGATGAAGCCAAATATTTTGCGGATCTCGTACTTCCGCATTTACCGAATGTGTCCATGCCCAAGGTACAAAAACGCATTCCTGATCGTGAACCCGTTACCCCGCTTACAACCGCGCCTTTACGTTAA
- a CDS encoding histone H1 yields MSKFADLKSTVADIESDVTKFYENGNKAAGTRVRNGLQAIKKLAQEIRLEVAELKTKPKGGL; encoded by the coding sequence ATGTCAAAATTTGCAGATCTTAAATCAACTGTAGCAGACATCGAATCTGATGTAACAAAATTTTATGAGAACGGTAACAAAGCCGCAGGAACGCGCGTGCGCAACGGTCTTCAGGCTATCAAAAAACTTGCCCAGGAAATCAGGCTCGAAGTTGCGGAACTGAAGACAAAGCCTAAAGGAGGTTTATAA
- a CDS encoding peroxiredoxin family protein — MKISNKYLFLACSFIAGTSVAQSQFIPEGKWRGVFHQPNDTDVPFNFEVKGKSAATAKIYLLNGGERFETGGITQKGDSLFVAFDQFDNEFALKIGDKKLDGVLRKKDHSGRITPVEANYGISYRFADNGEKPAGDISGKYDVLFKGRNGTDEKKVGVFKQDGNKLFATFLSITGDSRYLEGVVQGNKFYLSAFIGSGAAYYTGTFDAAGSLTGTASGQPFNATKNAAAALPDPYKLTYLKDGYQTFDFTLPDADGNKVSLKDAQFKNKVVILTIGGTWCPNCMDEATFVAPWYKKNHQRGVEVIGVQFERKTDPAYVKNAMENFKKRFGIAYTEVFGGLADKKAVAESFPALNTFLSFPTIIFIDRKGNVDKIYTGFTGPATGVYYEQFIKEFNDEVDHLIKG, encoded by the coding sequence ATGAAAATCTCAAATAAATATTTATTTCTCGCTTGCAGTTTTATTGCAGGAACATCTGTAGCGCAGAGCCAGTTTATCCCGGAAGGCAAATGGCGCGGCGTTTTTCACCAACCTAACGACACCGACGTACCCTTTAATTTCGAGGTCAAGGGTAAATCCGCTGCGACAGCCAAAATTTACTTGCTGAACGGCGGTGAGCGCTTTGAAACCGGAGGTATCACGCAAAAGGGAGATTCATTGTTTGTGGCCTTCGACCAGTTCGATAATGAATTTGCATTGAAGATCGGCGACAAAAAACTGGACGGCGTTTTACGAAAGAAAGATCATTCCGGCAGAATAACACCCGTAGAAGCTAACTATGGTATCAGCTACCGCTTTGCCGATAACGGCGAAAAACCGGCAGGCGATATTTCCGGAAAATATGATGTCCTTTTTAAAGGCAGGAATGGAACAGACGAAAAAAAGGTAGGTGTGTTCAAACAGGATGGCAATAAGTTATTTGCTACCTTTTTAAGCATTACCGGCGATTCGCGTTACCTGGAAGGTGTGGTGCAAGGCAATAAATTCTACCTCTCTGCTTTTATTGGTAGTGGCGCAGCTTACTACACCGGTACATTCGATGCTGCCGGGAGCCTAACGGGTACGGCCAGCGGCCAGCCTTTTAATGCGACGAAAAATGCCGCTGCCGCTTTACCTGATCCTTATAAATTGACCTACCTGAAAGATGGTTATCAAACCTTCGACTTTACGCTACCTGATGCTGACGGTAACAAGGTATCGCTGAAGGATGCTCAATTTAAAAACAAAGTCGTGATCCTGACCATCGGCGGTACCTGGTGCCCTAACTGTATGGACGAAGCTACTTTTGTTGCCCCCTGGTATAAGAAAAACCATCAACGCGGCGTAGAGGTGATCGGTGTACAGTTTGAACGTAAAACTGATCCGGCCTATGTCAAAAATGCAATGGAAAACTTTAAAAAACGTTTCGGTATTGCTTATACAGAAGTGTTTGGCGGGCTCGCTGATAAGAAAGCGGTGGCGGAATCCTTCCCGGCGCTCAATACTTTTTTGTCCTTTCCAACGATCATATTTATTGATAGAAAGGGAAATGTAGACAAAATCTACACAGGTTTTACAGGACCGGCAACAGGTGTTTATTATGAGCAGTTCATTAAAGAGTTTAACGATGAGGTTGACCATTTGATCAAAGGTTAA
- a CDS encoding MBL fold metallo-hydrolase, with protein sequence MTLNTISYQQENEYRLLRHATLLIRIGGTKLLIDPMLSAMGSMSPVANAHNQSRIPTMELPVSTFNLNLILDEIDAVIVTHTHRDHWDAEAQALVRKDTPVFCQPGDDETIRSQGFTQVQAIDNTATFKGITISRTRGQHGTGEIGRQMGQVSGFVLQHKAEVIYIAGDTVWCSEVEEAIAEHHPSLVIVNSGAARFLTGDPITMDVPDIVSLCSAFPHVRVVAVHLESVNHCLLSRGVLKEEMSKAGLGKRVHIPYDGDAF encoded by the coding sequence ATGACCTTAAATACGATTTCTTACCAGCAGGAAAATGAGTACAGGCTGTTAAGACATGCGACCTTGTTGATCAGGATCGGCGGAACCAAACTGCTAATCGATCCGATGCTATCGGCGATGGGTTCCATGAGCCCGGTTGCTAACGCGCATAACCAGTCAAGGATACCGACTATGGAACTTCCGGTTAGCACTTTTAACCTTAACCTGATCTTGGATGAGATCGATGCCGTAATTGTTACGCATACCCATCGCGATCATTGGGATGCGGAGGCCCAGGCCTTGGTCCGGAAAGATACACCGGTTTTCTGCCAACCAGGGGACGATGAGACCATCAGGAGCCAGGGGTTTACGCAGGTGCAAGCAATCGATAACACAGCGACGTTTAAGGGAATAACGATTAGCAGAACTCGGGGCCAACATGGCACCGGGGAGATCGGCAGGCAAATGGGCCAAGTATCTGGGTTCGTATTACAACATAAAGCAGAGGTGATCTACATAGCTGGTGATACGGTATGGTGTTCTGAGGTGGAAGAGGCTATAGCGGAACATCATCCGAGCCTGGTTATTGTCAATTCAGGGGCGGCAAGGTTTCTTACGGGCGACCCGATCACCATGGACGTACCGGATATTGTCAGCCTATGCAGTGCATTTCCGCATGTGAGGGTGGTTGCCGTACATTTGGAAAGTGTAAATCATTGCTTGTTAAGCCGTGGGGTCTTGAAGGAAGAAATGAGCAAAGCCGGGCTTGGGAAACGCGTCCATATTCCGTATGATGGTGATGCGTTTTAA
- a CDS encoding RrF2 family transcriptional regulator encodes MLSKKTKYAIKALILLGRNRDQPPMQIKQIAEMETIPKKFLEQILLELRNNGFVYSKKGAGGGYALNKEPSQIILVDIMRITDGPIAMVPCASLNYYHRCEECINEATCGIRSKFIELRDVTVKVLSETSIADVMEREDLMLKSE; translated from the coding sequence ATGCTATCCAAAAAAACCAAATACGCCATCAAAGCGCTCATTTTATTGGGCAGGAACCGCGACCAGCCGCCCATGCAGATCAAACAGATCGCTGAAATGGAAACCATTCCCAAAAAATTCCTGGAACAGATATTACTGGAGTTAAGAAATAACGGTTTTGTCTACAGCAAAAAGGGAGCTGGCGGCGGTTATGCTTTAAATAAAGAGCCCAGCCAGATCATCTTAGTGGATATCATGCGGATCACCGACGGCCCGATCGCGATGGTACCATGCGCCAGCTTAAATTATTACCACCGCTGTGAGGAATGCATCAACGAAGCGACCTGTGGCATCAGGTCTAAATTTATAGAGTTGCGTGATGTCACAGTCAAAGTGCTTTCGGAAACTAGTATCGCCGATGTCATGGAAAGAGAAGATCTGATGCTGAAATCGGAATAG
- a CDS encoding APC family permease has product MNHKYLNKVSGHLIRGIGQWDFVALVVNITIGAGILGLPSKLFALMGIYSLAAIICCAVLVLLLILCFAEVGSRFSGTGGPYLYTLSTLGPLTGFIAGWLLWLSRLFSFASVCNLFVDYSANIWPPVANPIWRIPLISLITLTLAGLNYRGIRPATLVNNSITVIKLLLLTGFVIVGLCYVHPANFQVVKPFNPSVLLSSVLLLVFAFSGFDVASVPAGEVIAPQRTVPRSLLIAIAMVSLLYVGIQYVCIGTLPGLSQSSKPIADSARLFIGPTGSLVITIGALITMLGTLNVLMLTSSRLLFAMAEQKQLPGRLSFINQRFHTPSVAIVVTVIVILVLTISGNFINNLTISAIIRLFTFVTTCLALPLIRLKEKDRAPFSVRGGVFIAAIAILVCLLLAVNIGREEAINAFILTLVGIVLYFLCKYTGVNKA; this is encoded by the coding sequence TTGAATCATAAATATCTTAACAAAGTGTCCGGTCATCTGATCCGGGGAATCGGGCAGTGGGATTTTGTTGCCCTGGTCGTCAACATCACGATCGGAGCAGGCATTTTAGGTTTGCCGTCCAAGCTATTTGCGCTCATGGGAATCTACAGCTTGGCAGCCATTATCTGTTGTGCCGTATTGGTGCTGCTCTTGATCCTTTGTTTCGCAGAGGTAGGCAGCCGCTTTAGCGGAACAGGCGGCCCTTATCTTTACACCTTAAGTACCTTGGGTCCCCTAACTGGTTTTATAGCAGGGTGGCTGTTATGGCTCTCGCGTCTTTTTAGCTTTGCTTCTGTTTGCAACCTGTTTGTCGATTACTCGGCTAACATTTGGCCACCCGTGGCAAATCCCATTTGGCGGATACCGTTAATTTCCCTCATTACCTTAACATTGGCTGGCCTTAATTATCGCGGTATACGCCCGGCAACCCTGGTCAATAACAGTATTACCGTCATCAAACTACTCCTGTTGACAGGGTTTGTCATTGTCGGTCTGTGTTATGTTCATCCCGCAAATTTCCAGGTCGTCAAACCGTTTAATCCGTCTGTGTTGCTATCTTCGGTTTTATTACTCGTTTTTGCGTTTTCCGGCTTTGACGTAGCATCTGTACCCGCGGGTGAGGTAATCGCGCCGCAAAGAACAGTACCCCGAAGCTTGCTGATAGCCATAGCTATGGTATCGCTTTTATACGTCGGCATTCAGTATGTTTGTATCGGTACCTTACCGGGCTTGTCACAGTCAAGCAAGCCCATTGCCGATTCCGCCAGGCTGTTTATAGGGCCCACCGGAAGCCTGGTGATTACCATTGGCGCTTTGATCACCATGCTGGGTACCTTAAATGTACTAATGCTGACGAGTTCCCGGCTGCTGTTTGCCATGGCCGAGCAAAAACAACTGCCAGGGCGATTAAGCTTTATCAATCAAAGGTTCCATACGCCATCTGTTGCCATCGTGGTCACGGTAATCGTCATCTTAGTGCTAACGATCAGCGGAAATTTCATCAATAACTTAACTATCAGCGCCATTATCCGCTTGTTTACGTTCGTTACCACTTGCCTGGCCTTACCACTAATTAGGCTAAAAGAAAAAGACAGAGCTCCTTTCAGCGTGCGTGGGGGCGTTTTTATCGCTGCAATAGCTATTTTGGTTTGTTTGCTTTTGGCTGTTAATATCGGTAGAGAAGAAGCGATCAATGCATTTATTTTAACTTTGGTGGGCATTGTTCTGTATTTTCTTTGTAAATATACCGGCGTAAATAAAGCGTAA
- a CDS encoding cysteine desulfurase family protein, with the protein MNIYLDNAAATQLDPLVLGAMTPLLLNNYGSPFSHHQQGRDALAIIDFSKKTVARLLKASPEEIIFTSGATEADNIAILSAVKHEGIRHVVTTQLEHQAVLCTLKDLEKEGIIRVSYVRNDSSGNLDLDGLELILKTKPRSLITIMHTNNEIGTRYDIARIAALSEKYGALFHTDAAQTIGRYNFNLTRLKVHYLTGSGHKFHGPQGIGFIFIRKGLRAAQLVKGGEHGNVNIAGIAGMAKALEVAHGKLAEDQEYIWELKSKLLSQLQNRISDIRFNGNPTDKDQSLETILSVNFPSTRSYSGLTDYLDRSGIAVSGGKTSHVLEAIGIQVGYETIRFSFSKFNTPVEIDQLTDILVAVYNLQAA; encoded by the coding sequence ATGAATATCTATTTAGATAATGCAGCCGCCACACAACTGGACCCTTTAGTTCTTGGTGCCATGACACCACTTTTGCTAAATAACTACGGAAGCCCGTTTTCGCATCATCAGCAGGGACGTGATGCATTAGCGATTATTGATTTTAGTAAAAAAACTGTAGCTCGCTTGCTGAAGGCATCGCCTGAGGAGATTATTTTTACTTCCGGGGCTACCGAAGCGGATAATATTGCCATCCTTTCCGCTGTGAAGCATGAAGGTATCAGGCATGTGGTCACTACACAATTAGAACACCAGGCGGTCTTGTGCACTTTAAAGGATCTCGAAAAAGAAGGAATTATACGGGTCAGTTATGTTCGCAATGACAGTTCCGGTAATCTTGATCTGGATGGGCTGGAACTTATATTGAAAACCAAACCACGAAGCCTAATCACCATCATGCATACCAATAATGAGATAGGGACCCGATATGATATCGCCAGGATTGCTGCCTTGAGTGAAAAGTATGGTGCGTTGTTCCATACTGATGCTGCTCAAACCATAGGGCGCTATAACTTCAATCTTACCCGGTTGAAGGTTCATTATTTAACCGGATCAGGTCATAAGTTTCATGGGCCTCAGGGTATTGGATTTATTTTTATACGGAAGGGGCTTCGGGCTGCACAGCTCGTTAAAGGCGGGGAACACGGAAATGTTAACATCGCGGGTATCGCCGGCATGGCGAAAGCTCTTGAGGTAGCGCATGGCAAACTTGCTGAGGACCAAGAATACATATGGGAACTAAAGAGCAAGTTGCTTTCACAGCTTCAAAACCGTATATCAGACATACGCTTTAACGGCAACCCTACGGATAAAGATCAAAGTTTAGAAACGATATTGAGTGTCAACTTCCCATCCACCCGCTCATACTCCGGATTAACGGATTACCTGGACAGATCAGGTATAGCTGTTTCGGGCGGTAAGACCTCACATGTTCTCGAAGCTATAGGGATACAGGTGGGTTACGAAACAATCCGGTTTTCCTTCAGCAAATTCAATACACCCGTAGAGATCGACCAGCTAACAGATATTTTGGTCGCAGTATATAATTTACAGGCAGCTTAA
- a CDS encoding TlpA disulfide reductase family protein, producing MKKQLTTALILLPTILLAQQVNYQIHGRVGTLDAPAKAYLTYRTDLGNTTDSATITQGNFSFSGKLDDPLKANLIISQDGENLRKLRKADAIVLYLENGNIAVEATDSVSHARINAGSLNKANQELTQALLPYTNQLRAATLTYRSLPKEQQNEQAEKEYDKKTDAIEQNQKIVLASFIKTHSNTIISLDALKTFGGYFPEASEVEPLYNKLTADVKSSKSGVEYGKLLQSWKLTALGAKAPVFAQNDKDGNAITLDSFKGKYVLIDFWASWCGPCRRENPHVVKAFEQYKDKNFTILGVSLDSKRDAWIKAVEDDKLNWAQVSDLKYWKNDVAVLYGVRAIPQNFLLDPNGKIIAKNLTGDKLTEKLQQIYQSSAAAKSDSK from the coding sequence ATGAAAAAACAATTGACAACAGCCCTTATATTGTTACCCACAATACTTTTGGCACAACAGGTAAATTATCAAATCCACGGACGTGTTGGAACACTGGACGCCCCCGCTAAAGCTTACCTGACCTACCGCACCGATTTGGGCAATACCACCGATTCAGCAACAATAACTCAGGGAAATTTTAGTTTTAGCGGTAAGTTGGATGATCCGCTAAAAGCCAACCTGATCATCTCTCAAGATGGCGAAAACCTGCGAAAATTAAGGAAGGCCGACGCCATCGTACTTTACCTGGAAAATGGAAACATCGCTGTTGAGGCGACCGATTCTGTTTCACACGCCCGCATCAATGCCGGTTCTTTAAATAAAGCTAACCAGGAACTCACACAGGCGCTATTGCCTTACACGAATCAATTAAGGGCGGCGACACTGACCTACCGTTCTTTGCCGAAAGAACAGCAGAATGAGCAGGCTGAAAAAGAATACGATAAAAAGACCGATGCCATTGAGCAAAACCAAAAAATTGTCCTGGCGTCATTTATTAAAACACATTCCAATACGATCATTAGTTTAGATGCGCTCAAAACTTTCGGAGGGTATTTTCCCGAGGCCAGCGAAGTTGAGCCTTTATATAACAAACTAACGGCAGATGTAAAAAGCAGTAAATCCGGCGTTGAATATGGCAAACTCTTACAAAGTTGGAAACTAACGGCCTTGGGTGCCAAAGCCCCTGTGTTCGCGCAGAATGATAAAGATGGCAATGCCATCACGTTGGACTCATTTAAAGGCAAATATGTGCTGATCGATTTTTGGGCATCGTGGTGCGGGCCATGTAGAAGGGAAAATCCGCATGTGGTCAAAGCATTTGAGCAATATAAAGATAAAAACTTCACGATATTGGGTGTTTCGCTGGATAGCAAACGTGATGCCTGGATCAAAGCTGTTGAAGATGATAAACTGAACTGGGCGCAGGTATCCGACTTAAAATACTGGAAGAATGATGTAGCCGTACTTTATGGCGTAAGGGCTATACCACAAAACTTCCTGCTCGATCCGAATGGAAAGATCATTGCGAAAAATCTGACCGGCGATAAATTAACCGAAAAATTACAGCAAATCTATCAATCGAGCGCTGCGGCAAAATCAGACAGTAAATAA
- a CDS encoding winged helix-turn-helix transcriptional regulator has translation MKNAEKKDATCEQELTAIRDSLEVLGGKWKLRIMRHLNNHINENNTFKKMQREIEGISAKMLSKELQELEINLLVTRTVMDTRPVTVCYAITEYGMSVFPVTESLVEWGLNHREQIK, from the coding sequence ATGAAAAATGCTGAAAAGAAAGACGCAACCTGCGAGCAGGAATTAACTGCTATCCGTGACAGCCTGGAAGTTTTAGGCGGAAAGTGGAAACTGAGGATTATGCGCCATCTCAATAACCACATCAATGAGAACAATACATTCAAGAAAATGCAACGCGAAATTGAGGGTATTTCCGCAAAGATGCTTTCCAAAGAATTGCAGGAACTGGAGATCAATCTTCTGGTAACGCGGACGGTGATGGACACCAGACCGGTGACCGTGTGTTATGCCATCACAGAATATGGAATGAGCGTTTTCCCCGTAACTGAAAGCCTGGTAGAATGGGGGTTAAATCACAGGGAGCAGATCAAATGA
- a CDS encoding PhzF family phenazine biosynthesis protein, with translation MELLNYYVLDVFTDQRYQGNQLAVVQADRELSLKQYQDIAREFGYSETSFVNYGENEKPFTVRSFTPAGFEIIGAGHNLLGAVCLALIKKWDIFNGQHDTQSVIMKDIKVPLIITEENGIPYVGMKQASAQVIGSVPAEVIAAATGLSAEEFDLNGWGINIVKTEVAHLMVPVRNLAALKGARSNKDLLKSASSSFGFEGCYLFTTNGLFEDVLAETRFFNPGIGIDEDPATGTAAGPLAGYLHQLGFIDRNRDYRILQGVYVDHPSTIRVNVSDDGIWISGSSVIVMGGQLLL, from the coding sequence ATGGAATTATTGAATTACTATGTATTGGACGTGTTCACCGATCAGCGTTATCAAGGTAACCAGCTTGCCGTCGTTCAGGCCGACCGTGAACTGAGCCTGAAGCAGTACCAGGACATCGCCAGGGAATTCGGCTATTCTGAGACATCCTTTGTCAATTATGGGGAAAACGAAAAGCCATTTACGGTCAGATCGTTTACACCAGCCGGGTTTGAAATTATCGGCGCTGGCCACAATTTATTAGGTGCTGTTTGCCTCGCACTGATAAAGAAATGGGATATCTTTAACGGTCAGCATGATACCCAATCGGTGATCATGAAAGATATTAAAGTCCCGCTCATAATAACTGAAGAAAATGGCATTCCCTACGTGGGAATGAAGCAGGCGTCTGCGCAAGTTATCGGTTCGGTGCCCGCAGAGGTCATCGCAGCAGCAACAGGGTTAAGCGCCGAAGAATTTGACTTAAACGGATGGGGGATCAACATCGTCAAAACAGAAGTCGCTCACTTGATGGTGCCCGTCCGAAATTTAGCGGCTTTAAAAGGTGCGCGATCAAACAAAGACCTGTTGAAGAGTGCGTCCTCAAGTTTCGGTTTTGAAGGCTGCTACCTTTTTACAACCAACGGTCTGTTCGAAGATGTGCTTGCTGAAACAAGGTTTTTTAATCCAGGTATCGGTATTGATGAAGACCCTGCAACAGGAACAGCCGCAGGCCCGCTTGCCGGCTATCTTCATCAGCTTGGTTTTATTGACCGAAACCGGGATTACCGGATTTTGCAAGGTGTTTATGTTGACCATCCCTCAACTATACGGGTAAATGTTTCTGATGACGGTATCTGGATAAGCGGGTCGTCAGTTATCGTAATGGGAGGCCAACTGCTGCTTTAA